Proteins encoded in a region of the Euleptes europaea isolate rEulEur1 chromosome 3, rEulEur1.hap1, whole genome shotgun sequence genome:
- the LOC130475742 gene encoding prolactin-releasing peptide receptor-like, whose translation MEPNHTLARNWSIPEDPFVGLQLLLWFKPLFVPLYCLLVVVACLGNSFLVLCVAADHKLHNATNFFLGNLSLGDLLMCLACVPLTVSYAFEPRGWLFGPAMCHAVVLLQAATVYVSVLSLTAIAVDRYVVVAYPVRRRMALRYCGLVVAAIWVASLALAVPPALRSIYLDLSSIGHELFICEELWDGMEAQRLAYSCATLFVSYMVPLLAVTVSYCSISAHLRRRCIPGLAGSNQSQWNRQKRKTFILLVVSALTFALCWMPLQVLNLVRDLDPDFSILSKKYINVAQLSCHLVAMSSACYNPFIYASLHRKFRAHLRGYFCCGKDGRGKAGHAGPCDNLARGTTAV comes from the coding sequence ATGGAGCCCAACCACACCCTTGCAAGGAACTGGAGCATCCCTGAGGACCCTTTTGTCGGGCTCCAGCTCCTGCTGTGGTTCAAGCCGCTCTTTGTGCCTCTCTACtgcctcctggtggtggtggcATGCCTGGGGAACTCCTTCTTGGTGCTCTGCGTTGCGGCTGACCACAAGCTTCACAACGCCACCAACTTCTTCCTGGGCAACCTCTCGCTGGGCGACCTCCTCATGTGCTTGGCCTGCGTGCCCCTGACAGTCTCCTATGCGTTTGAGCCCCGCGGCTGGCTCTTCGGGCCCGCCATGTGCCACGCCGTGGTCCTCCTGCAGGCGGCCACAGTCTACGTCTCCGTCCTTTCGCTCACGGCCATAGCTGTGGACCGGTACGTAGTGGTGGCCTACCCGGTGCGGAGGCGCATGGCCCTGCGCTACTGCGGGCTGGTGGTGGCCGCCATCTGGGTTGCCTCTCTGGCCCTCGCGGTGCCGCCGGCGCTGCGTTCAATTTACCTGGACCTCAGCAGCATCGGGCATGAGTTGTTCATCTGCGAGGAGCTCTGGGATGGGATGGAGGCCCAGCGGCTGGCCTACTCGTGCGCCACTCTCTTTGTCAGCTACATGGTCCCCCTCTTGGCCGTCACTGTGTCCTACTGCTCCATCTCAGCCCACCTCCGCCGCCGGTGCATCCCTGGCTTGGCCGGCTCCAACCAGAGTCAGTGGAACCGACAGAAGCGCAAGACCTTCATCCTCTTGGTGGTGTCGGCCCTGACCTTCGCCCTTTGCTGGATGCCCCTTCAGGTCCTCAACCTCGTCCGAGACTTGGACCCCGATTTCTCCATCCTGAGCAAGAAGTACATCAACGTGGCCCAGCTTTCCTGCCACTTGGTGGCCATGTCCTCGGCTTGCTACAACCCCTTCATCTATGCCTCCCTTCATCGCAAGTTCAGGGCCCACCTGCGCGGCTATTTCTGCTGCGGGAAGGACGGACGAGGCAAGGCAGGCCACGCCGGCCCCTGCGATAACCTTGCCCGTGGCACAACTGCAGTGTGA
- the CCDC61 gene encoding centrosomal protein CCDC61 — translation MAELHGLQADYVFRGVEHVVRMTVEGNLLEVEVEDRLTTDQWRGEFDAAFIEDLTHKTGNFKQFGIFCSMLESALMQSSESVTLDLLTYSDLESLRSRKIGAGPRLTSATKTSPLSSKRYLILIYSVEFDRIHYPLPLPYAGKPDPVVLQKVIRELKEELAMLKAKPGKDFRDAEIRRLRDELQHVLEEKQATETALVALQEELKLVNKSSAFKELKILKKVVQSLEEELTKERAKHQRATSKRLQESRQLADELAELKATERGLRIRVRSLTNELALYKKGRFTPIAPSPPNHFAHPSLSRAGPAAKRREDRRSASGERSNSRERSGAWAPSRQRSTSREGRSGSQGRVTRPSPSPTGSRGPRFDPTAFVKAKERKQKEAEQNNRRCLRRGTGGAPPSGWRHAQSRGPSAFGTTRRSRGRSSSVESFRSQRSSVTSGSEMDDYSEPAAPRGRKRVGRGRKPLSSSSWNGSSGVPRADSGCRKPLVSTPTGGKHADKENIYDEPSADLSEIDARLQALQEYMNKLETRT, via the exons ATGGCCGAGCTGCACGGGCTGCAAGCCGACTACGTTTTCCGGGGCGTCGAGCACGTGGTGCGGATGACAGTGGAGGGGAACCTTCTGGAGGTGGAAGTGGAGGACCGCCTGACCACAGACCAGTGGCGAGGGGAGTTCGATGCTGCTT TCATTGAAGACCTAACACACAAGACTGGAAATTTCAAGCAGTTTGGGATCTTCTGCAGTATGCTGGAGTCGGCCCTGATGCAG AGCAGTGAGTCGGTCACCCTGGACCTCCTCACCTACTCTGACCTGGAGTCGCTGCGGAGTAGGAAGATCGGGGCAGGCCCGAGGCTCACGTCTGCCACCAAAACCTCCCCGCTGAGTTCCAAGCGCTACCTGATATTGATTTACTCGGTTGAATTtgacag GATCCACTACCCTCTGCCATTGCCCTATGCGGGGAAGCCAGACCCCGTCGTCCTGCAGAAGGTGATCCGGGAGCTGAAGGAGGAGTTGGCCATGCTGAAGGCAAAGCCAGGCAAGGATTTCCGAGATGCCGAGATCCGCCGGCTCCGGGACGA GCTGCAGCACGTCTTGGAGGAGAAGCAGGCGACAGAGACGGCCTTGGTGGCCCTGCAGGAGGAGCTGAAGCTGGTTAACAAGAGCAGTGCCTTCAAGGAGCTGAAGATCCTCAAGAAGGTGGTCcagagcctggaggaggagctgACCAAGGAACGGGCCAAGCACCAGCGGGCAACCAGCAAACGTCTGCAGGAGAGCCGGCAGCTGGCTGACGAG CTGGCCGAGCTGAAAGCCACAGAGAGGGGCCTCCGGATCCGTGTAAGGAGCCTGACCAATGAGCTGGCCTTATACAAGAAGGG gcGCTTTACCCCCATCGCGCCGTCTCCCCCGAACCACTTTGCCCACCCCAGCCTGAGCCGAGCCGGCCCTGCGGCCAAGAGGAGAGAGGATCGCCGGTCTGCCTCAGGGGAAAGGTCGAACTCGCGGGAACGCAGTGGGGCCTGGGCACCCAGCCGGCAGCGGTCCACCTCCAGGGAGGGGCGCAGTGGGAGCCAGGGCCGAGTCACACGGCCATCACCCTCCCCTACAG gCTCCCGAGGGCCACGCTTTGACCCCACGGCCTTTGTGAAAGCCAAAGAACGCAAGCAGAAGGAAGCCGAGCAAAACAA CAGGCGATGCCTCCGCCGAGGGACAGGAGGCGCCCCGCCTAGTGGGTGGCGTCACGCTCAGTCCAGAGGGCCATCGGCTTTTGGCACCACCCGGAGGTCCCGGGGCAGGAGTTCTTCAG TGGAAAGCTTCCGCAGTCAGCGATCTTCTGTGACCTCAGGGAGCGAAATGGACGATTACTCTGAACCTGCCGCTCCCAG GGGTCGGAAGCGAGTGGGAAGGGGCCGGAAGCCCCTCAGCAGCTCCTCGTGGAACGGATCGTCTGGG GTTCCTCGAGCGGACAGTGGTTGCAGGAAGCCATTGGTGAGCACCCCTACTGGAGGCAAGCACGCAGACAAAG AAAATATCTATGATGAGCCATCGGCTGACCTCTCCGAGATCGATGCTCGCCTCCAAGCCTTGCAGGAGTACATGAATAAGCTCGAGACGAGAACGTAG